Proteins from one Thalassophryne amazonica chromosome 20, fThaAma1.1, whole genome shotgun sequence genomic window:
- the LOC117501752 gene encoding uncharacterized protein LOC117501752 produces METEAERRRREEYLEEVDKFRSNAIKIIEQMLDWANQPKGSRYLVDEILHSIFFLGRITIPQIPPDAIVTDKDVYELLVDKYPQPFKCYSSMVAQRSPFSCVLDMVVKLKEQQNEDAIKTTLKEFAGTLNPTYLVSTTICICQHRNTGKARQYGVSMSTSTRKQRQIVIGSSCCSTWEEYVASAVMTYYPGMQKNPRFDGTFKIPKYVRCEAFNIRKGDVIPPCQSCSNMFGLPISSDAKWPYGNCAEPESLSNLLKNDPEIKNAAAPTSPTYTPENREKAKVAVMNRVRADLKEEPIYFKWNGQFYEPQREW; encoded by the exons ATG GAGACTGAAGCAGAGCGGAGACG AAGAGAAGAATACCTGGAAGAAGTTGATAAGTTCAGAAGCAATGCCATCAAAATTATCGAGCAGATGCTGGATTGGGCGAACCAGCCAAAAGGAAGTAGATATTTAGTCGATGAG ATACTACACAGCATCTTCTTTTTGGGCAGAATCACCATTCCCCAAATTCCCCCAGACGCCATTGTGACTGATAAGGACGTCTATGAATTACTGGTAGACAAGTATCCTCAACCTTTTAAGTGTTATTCCTCCATGGTGGCCCAGAGGAGTCCTTTTTCATGCGTGCTGGACATG GTTGTCAAGCTGAAGGAACAACAAAACGAAGATGCCATAAAAACTACTCTGAAAGAGTTTGCTGGCACGCTGAATCCTACATACCTGGTCTCCACCACCATCTGCATCTGTCAGCACCGCAACACAGGCAAAGCCAGGCAGTATGGGGTCTCCATGTCCACCAGTACTCGAAAACAAAGACAAATTGTGATAGGTTCTTCCTGCTGCAGCACCTGGGAGGAATACGTGGCTAGCGCAGTGATGACTTACTATCCAGGAATGCAGAAGAACCCCAGATTTGATGGTACCTTCAAAATTCCAAAGTATGTGAGATGCGAAGCATTTAATATCCGTAAGGGGGACGTAATCCCTCCATGCCAATCCTGTTCAAATATGTTTGGTTTGCCCATAAGTAGTGATGCCAAGTGGCCCTATGGCAACTGTGCTGAGCCCGAGAGTCTGAGCAACTTGCTCAAAAATGATCCTGAAATTAAAAATGCAGCAGCACCAACCTCCCCAACCTACACACCAGAGAACAGGGAGAAGGCTAAAGTTGCTGTTATGAACCGCGTTCGCGCTGACCTAAAAGAAGAACCCATTTATTTTAAGTGGAATGGTCAATTCTACGAGCCACAAAGAGAGTGGTAG